Proteins encoded within one genomic window of Jiangella mangrovi:
- the mraY gene encoding phospho-N-acetylmuramoyl-pentapeptide-transferase — protein sequence MTAVLTAGVVGLLVSIFGTRAAIWGLVRRGFGQPIRDELSTSHQVKRGTPTMGGAVIIVAALAGYAMAHLVRGTEPTASAMLVLGLTAGLGLVGFLDDYIKIFKQRSLGLRSRAKMAGQVVVALAFALLAIRFEDDGGLTPASQAVSFLRDTPVVLPAALFVVWALLIISGTSNAVNLTDGLDGLATGASVMVFGAYTLIGIWQFNQNCRTAPGPACYDVRDPLDLAVVAAALAGACIGFLWWNAHPARIIMGDTGALALGGAMAGLAITTRTELLLVVLGGLFAIITVSVVLQVGYFKLTGGRRLFRMTPLHHHFELLGWSEVTIVIRFWIIAGGCVAVGLSIFYAQWVASG from the coding sequence GTGACGGCGGTACTGACGGCGGGCGTCGTGGGTCTGCTGGTCTCGATCTTCGGAACTCGAGCGGCCATCTGGGGCCTCGTCCGGCGCGGGTTCGGCCAGCCGATCCGCGACGAGCTGTCGACGAGCCATCAGGTGAAGCGGGGCACGCCCACCATGGGCGGGGCGGTGATCATCGTGGCCGCGCTGGCCGGCTACGCGATGGCCCACCTGGTCCGCGGTACCGAGCCGACCGCCTCGGCGATGCTCGTTCTCGGCCTGACGGCCGGGCTCGGTCTGGTCGGCTTCCTCGACGACTACATCAAGATCTTCAAGCAGCGGAGCCTGGGGCTGCGCAGCCGGGCGAAGATGGCCGGGCAGGTGGTCGTGGCGCTCGCGTTCGCGCTCCTCGCCATCCGGTTCGAGGACGACGGGGGCTTGACCCCGGCCTCACAGGCCGTGTCGTTCCTGCGCGACACCCCGGTCGTCCTGCCGGCCGCGCTGTTCGTGGTGTGGGCGCTGCTGATCATCTCGGGGACGTCGAACGCGGTGAACCTGACCGACGGTCTGGACGGCCTCGCCACCGGCGCGTCGGTCATGGTGTTCGGCGCCTACACGCTGATCGGGATCTGGCAGTTCAACCAGAACTGCCGCACCGCTCCGGGACCGGCCTGCTACGACGTGCGCGACCCGCTGGATCTCGCAGTGGTGGCGGCCGCCCTGGCCGGCGCGTGCATCGGGTTCCTGTGGTGGAACGCGCATCCCGCCAGGATCATCATGGGCGACACCGGAGCGCTCGCGCTCGGCGGAGCGATGGCCGGCCTGGCCATCACCACCCGCACCGAGCTCCTCCTCGTCGTCCTCGGCGGACTGTTCGCCATCATCACCGTGTCCGTGGTACTGCAGGTCGGCTACTTCAAGCTGACCGGCGGCCGGCGCCTGTTCCGCATGACGCCGCTCCACCACCACTTCGAGCTCCTGGGCTGGAGCGAGGTCACCATCGTGATCCGCTTCTGGATCATCGCCGGCGGTTGCGTCGCCGTCGGGCTCAGCATCTTCTACGCCCAGTGGGTCGCCTCGGGCTGA
- a CDS encoding acyl-CoA dehydrogenase family protein, which produces MDADFDLYRLSDEHEAIRSAVRELCTDKVAPHAAEADETGTFPQASYDALRSADFHAPHIPEEYGGAGADALATCIVIEEIARACASSSLIPAVNKLGTMPLLLAASPSVLQKYLPPVAAGQAMFSYGLSEREAGSDTASMTTRAVRDGDGWVLSGQKSWITNAGVSQYYTVMAVTDPSAGSRGITAFVVESTDEGFSFGAPERKLGIKGSPTRELLFDRCWIPSDRVVGDLGQGLKIALRTLDHTRVTIGAQAVGIAAGAVAAATAYVQERQQFGRPIADFQGVQFMLADMAMKTEAARQMVYRAAAASERDESSLGFLGAAAKCFASDVAMQVTTDAVQLFGGYGYTRDYPVERMMRDAKITQIYEGTNQIQRMVMARQLLKGTVSF; this is translated from the coding sequence ATGGATGCCGACTTCGACCTGTACCGGCTCAGCGACGAGCACGAGGCGATCCGCTCCGCGGTGCGCGAGCTCTGCACCGACAAGGTGGCGCCGCACGCGGCCGAGGCCGACGAGACCGGCACGTTCCCGCAGGCTTCCTACGACGCCCTGCGCTCGGCCGACTTCCACGCGCCGCACATCCCCGAGGAGTACGGCGGCGCCGGCGCCGACGCCCTGGCCACCTGCATCGTCATCGAAGAGATCGCCCGCGCCTGCGCCTCGTCGTCGCTCATCCCGGCCGTCAACAAGCTGGGCACCATGCCGCTGCTGCTGGCCGCGTCGCCGTCGGTGCTGCAGAAGTACCTGCCGCCGGTGGCGGCCGGGCAGGCGATGTTCTCCTACGGCCTGTCCGAGCGCGAGGCCGGCTCCGACACCGCATCCATGACCACCCGCGCCGTCCGCGACGGCGACGGCTGGGTGCTGTCGGGCCAGAAGTCCTGGATCACCAACGCCGGGGTCTCGCAGTACTACACCGTCATGGCGGTCACCGACCCCTCCGCGGGATCACGCGGCATCACCGCCTTCGTCGTCGAGTCGACGGACGAGGGATTCTCGTTCGGCGCGCCCGAGCGCAAGCTCGGCATCAAGGGCTCCCCCACGCGCGAGCTGCTGTTCGATCGCTGCTGGATCCCTTCCGACCGCGTGGTGGGCGACCTCGGGCAGGGCCTGAAGATCGCGCTGCGCACCCTCGACCACACCCGCGTCACCATCGGCGCCCAGGCCGTCGGCATCGCCGCCGGCGCGGTCGCGGCCGCTACGGCCTACGTCCAGGAGCGCCAGCAGTTCGGCCGCCCCATCGCCGACTTCCAGGGCGTCCAGTTCATGCTCGCCGACATGGCCATGAAGACCGAGGCGGCGCGTCAGATGGTCTACCGCGCCGCGGCGGCCTCGGAACGTGACGAGTCTTCGCTCGGGTTCCTGGGCGCGGCGGCAAAATGCTTCGCCTCCGACGTCGCCATGCAGGTGACGACGGACGCGGTGCAGCTCTTCGGCGGCTACGGCTACACCCGCGACTACCCCGTCGAGCGCATGATGCGCGACGCGAAGATCACCCAGATCTACGAGGGCACCAACCAGATCCAGCGCATGGTCATGGCAAGACAGCTGCTCAAGGGCACCGTCAGCTTCTAG
- a CDS encoding nucleotide sugar dehydrogenase yields the protein MSLRISVIGTGYLGAVHAVGMAELGYTVVGIDVDADKVAALARGEAPFYEPGLDELLAKHSGTGRLSFTTDFAAAADADVHFICVGTPQRRDSLAADMRYVEGAVDSLAPYLTTECLVVGKSTVPVGTAAALADRLAKSAPVGAGAELAWNPEFLREGFAVEDTLHPDRLVFGVTSDEAERRLREVYAQTIADGTPVIVTDLPTAELVKVSANAFLATKISFINAMAEISEVAGADVTKLADAIGHDARIGRKFLNAGIGFGGGCLPKDIRAFMARAGELGASHSLAFLAEIDAINLRRRQRVVDLVRELAGGSVANRRVAVLGAAFKPHSDDVRDSPALNIAGQLHLQGARVSVYDPKATENARKIFPTLPYAETALDACRGAHVVLHLTEWQEFRDLDPAELAGIVETPVVIDGRNCLDAEAWRAAGWTYRGLGRP from the coding sequence GTGAGCTTGCGCATCTCCGTCATCGGCACCGGCTACCTGGGCGCGGTGCACGCCGTCGGCATGGCCGAGCTCGGCTACACCGTCGTCGGCATCGACGTCGACGCGGACAAGGTGGCCGCGCTCGCCCGGGGCGAGGCCCCGTTCTACGAGCCCGGGCTCGACGAGCTGCTGGCCAAGCACTCCGGCACCGGACGGCTCAGCTTCACCACCGACTTCGCCGCGGCCGCCGACGCCGACGTGCACTTCATCTGCGTCGGCACCCCGCAGCGCCGCGACAGCCTGGCCGCCGACATGCGCTACGTCGAAGGGGCCGTCGACTCGCTGGCCCCGTACCTGACCACCGAGTGCCTCGTCGTCGGCAAGTCGACGGTGCCGGTGGGGACGGCGGCAGCGCTCGCCGACCGTCTCGCGAAGTCCGCCCCGGTGGGCGCCGGCGCCGAGCTGGCCTGGAACCCGGAGTTCCTGCGCGAGGGGTTCGCCGTCGAGGACACCCTGCACCCCGACCGCCTCGTCTTCGGCGTCACGTCCGACGAGGCCGAACGGCGCCTGCGTGAGGTCTACGCGCAGACCATCGCCGATGGCACGCCGGTCATCGTCACCGACCTGCCGACCGCGGAGCTGGTCAAGGTCTCCGCCAACGCCTTCCTCGCCACGAAGATCTCCTTCATCAACGCCATGGCCGAGATCAGCGAGGTCGCCGGCGCCGACGTCACCAAGCTCGCCGACGCCATCGGGCACGACGCCCGCATCGGCCGCAAGTTCCTCAACGCCGGCATCGGCTTCGGCGGCGGCTGCCTCCCCAAGGACATCCGCGCGTTCATGGCCCGCGCCGGCGAGCTGGGTGCCTCGCACTCGCTGGCCTTCCTGGCCGAGATCGACGCGATCAACCTGCGGCGCCGTCAGCGGGTCGTCGACCTCGTCCGCGAGCTGGCCGGCGGCAGCGTCGCCAACCGTCGGGTCGCCGTCCTGGGCGCGGCCTTCAAGCCGCACTCCGACGACGTCCGCGACTCGCCCGCACTGAACATCGCCGGCCAGCTGCACCTGCAGGGCGCGCGCGTGTCGGTGTACGACCCCAAGGCCACCGAGAACGCGCGCAAGATCTTCCCGACCCTGCCGTACGCCGAGACCGCGCTCGACGCCTGCCGCGGCGCGCACGTCGTCCTGCACCTGACGGAGTGGCAGGAGTTCCGCGACCTCGACCCCGCCGAGCTGGCCGGCATCGTCGAGACCCCGGTGGTCATCGACGGGCGCAACTGCCTCGACGCCGAGGCGTGGCGGGCGGCGGGCTGGACCTACCGCGGCCTCGGCCGCCCCTGA
- a CDS encoding LCP family protein — protein MRPDGEAGMAAPGADGGARGTEIKVTTYQAGHVPGVSYRGGMAHSPRDDESAQAPAPAPAMAAPAGGTSVMPSDAYGPADTDGIGGPPATPPPTRRRREGAEPPARPKKRRSGAGRFFRWLLIILLVIAVALAALVWYVWGRIEKVDAIPEDHGSAVSDGRVFLLVGSDSREDLSRDEQSELGTGSTEGQRTDTIMLLSVPGGGARNALISIPRDSVVDIPGHGENRINAAFAFGGAPLLVETIEAATGVAIDDYVQIGFGGFAGIVDALGGVEMCLDEAVQDEQAHIDLPAGCQVLNGPDALGYARARHFDPTSDIGRVQRQRELISAIADKALSPGTLVNPIELTRTALAGGDALVLDEDTGPMDMFAFARGIGSVSSGSGDTITVPLGEIGNTVTWDSELAPELWAALQQGDEIPPAVLEAQP, from the coding sequence ATGCGACCAGACGGCGAAGCAGGCATGGCGGCGCCCGGGGCGGACGGCGGAGCACGCGGGACCGAGATCAAGGTCACCACGTACCAGGCCGGCCACGTCCCCGGCGTCTCCTATCGCGGCGGCATGGCGCACAGCCCCCGCGACGACGAGTCTGCCCAGGCACCGGCCCCCGCGCCCGCCATGGCCGCACCGGCGGGCGGCACCAGCGTCATGCCGTCCGACGCGTACGGCCCGGCCGACACCGACGGCATCGGCGGCCCGCCCGCCACGCCGCCACCCACCCGCCGTCGCCGCGAGGGCGCCGAGCCGCCGGCCCGGCCCAAGAAGCGGCGCTCCGGCGCCGGCCGGTTCTTCCGCTGGCTCCTCATCATCCTGCTGGTCATCGCCGTCGCCCTGGCCGCGCTCGTCTGGTACGTGTGGGGCCGCATCGAGAAGGTCGACGCCATCCCCGAGGACCACGGCTCGGCCGTCTCCGACGGCCGGGTGTTCCTGCTGGTCGGCTCCGACAGCCGCGAGGACCTCTCGCGGGACGAGCAGAGCGAGCTCGGCACCGGCAGCACCGAGGGCCAGCGCACCGACACCATCATGCTGCTGAGCGTCCCAGGCGGCGGCGCCCGCAACGCGCTCATCAGCATCCCGCGCGACTCCGTCGTCGACATCCCCGGCCACGGCGAGAACCGCATCAACGCCGCCTTCGCGTTCGGCGGCGCGCCGCTGCTGGTCGAGACCATCGAGGCGGCCACCGGCGTCGCCATCGACGACTACGTCCAGATCGGCTTCGGCGGCTTCGCCGGCATCGTCGACGCCCTCGGCGGCGTCGAGATGTGCCTCGACGAGGCGGTGCAGGACGAGCAGGCGCACATCGACCTCCCGGCCGGCTGCCAGGTGCTCAACGGCCCCGACGCGCTCGGCTACGCCCGCGCCCGGCACTTCGACCCGACGTCCGACATCGGCCGGGTGCAGCGCCAGCGCGAGCTGATCTCCGCCATCGCCGACAAGGCCCTGTCGCCCGGCACCCTGGTCAACCCCATCGAGCTGACCCGCACGGCGCTGGCCGGCGGCGACGCGCTGGTGCTCGACGAGGACACCGGCCCCATGGACATGTTCGCCTTCGCCCGGGGCATCGGCTCGGTGTCCAGCGGGTCCGGCGACACCATCACCGTCCCGCTCGGCGAGATCGGCAACACCGTCACCTGGGACTCCGAGCTCGCGCCGGAGTTGTGGGCGGCGCTGCAGCAGGGCGACGAGATCCCGCCCGCGGTCCTCGAGGCCCAGCCCTAG
- a CDS encoding SAM hydroxide adenosyltransferase — MYAPITYLTDCSDTNAQARLTTRMAALFGRSPVVLPLGGPAPLEAAGLTLLDVLLSTRLLGEDGFPTVTLVNVAPRDGSWPNGAPFGWFRHGRHTVFSTYDPVLLDPVRRHLGVTTVQVTGARTVLDAAGGPGGWAAIGEPDAVDVAATQFRSLWYLPLLAKWVLDERPVPSSPVELPVPERPDGVRVALVDNFGNCKLTVTAAGLGVTAGDRVAVGTRKVPFQDHLSDVPAGTAALVTGSSGPGFLELVVNGGSAAREFGLRDGDTVDLRT; from the coding sequence ATGTACGCGCCGATCACCTACCTGACCGACTGTTCGGACACCAACGCGCAGGCCCGGCTGACCACGCGCATGGCCGCGCTGTTCGGCCGGTCGCCGGTGGTACTGCCGCTCGGCGGGCCCGCGCCCCTCGAGGCGGCCGGGCTGACGCTGCTGGACGTGCTGCTGTCCACCCGGCTGCTCGGCGAGGACGGCTTCCCGACGGTGACGCTGGTCAACGTCGCGCCGCGCGACGGCAGCTGGCCCAACGGCGCGCCGTTCGGCTGGTTCCGGCACGGCCGGCACACCGTGTTCTCCACGTACGACCCGGTGCTGCTCGACCCGGTCCGCCGTCACCTCGGCGTCACGACGGTTCAGGTGACGGGCGCGCGGACGGTGCTCGACGCGGCAGGCGGGCCTGGCGGGTGGGCAGCGATCGGCGAGCCGGACGCCGTCGACGTCGCCGCCACGCAGTTCCGCAGCCTCTGGTACCTGCCGCTGCTCGCGAAATGGGTGCTCGACGAGCGACCCGTGCCGTCGTCGCCGGTGGAGCTGCCCGTCCCCGAGCGGCCCGACGGCGTCCGCGTCGCACTGGTCGACAACTTCGGCAACTGCAAGCTCACCGTCACGGCCGCAGGCCTGGGTGTGACGGCGGGTGACCGGGTCGCCGTCGGCACCCGGAAGGTGCCGTTCCAGGACCACCTGTCCGACGTGCCGGCGGGCACGGCTGCGCTGGTCACCGGCAGCTCCGGCCCGGGATTCCTCGAGCTGGTCGTCAACGGCGGCTCGGCGGCGCGCGAGTTCGGCCTGCGCGACGGCGACACCGTCGATCTGCGGACCTGA
- a CDS encoding acyl-CoA thioesterase, whose amino-acid sequence MSPEGRPASAAQTSLSRIMTALDANLLGTVHGGVIMKLVDDVAGAVAQRHAGGPAVTASMDEMTFLEPVHVGNLVHAHAKVNWTGRTSMEVGVRVLAEPWNEVRPPTPVATAYLVFVALGADGAPREVPPVLPETDEDRRRFAEAEIRRTHRLARRAAILRSREQGTAEV is encoded by the coding sequence ATGAGTCCCGAGGGCCGGCCCGCGTCGGCCGCGCAGACCAGCCTGTCGCGCATCATGACCGCACTCGACGCCAACCTGCTCGGCACGGTGCACGGTGGCGTCATCATGAAGCTCGTCGACGACGTCGCCGGCGCCGTCGCGCAGCGCCACGCCGGCGGCCCGGCCGTCACGGCGTCCATGGACGAGATGACGTTCCTCGAGCCGGTGCACGTCGGCAACCTCGTCCACGCGCACGCGAAGGTGAACTGGACCGGCCGTACGTCCATGGAGGTCGGCGTGCGGGTGCTCGCGGAGCCGTGGAACGAGGTCCGGCCGCCCACGCCGGTCGCGACGGCGTACCTGGTGTTCGTGGCGCTCGGGGCCGACGGCGCCCCGCGCGAGGTGCCGCCGGTGCTCCCCGAGACCGACGAGGACCGCCGCCGGTTCGCCGAGGCGGAGATCCGCCGCACCCACCGGCTCGCCCGCCGTGCCGCGATCCTGCGCTCCCGCGAACAGGGCACGGCCGAGGTCTGA
- a CDS encoding LCP family protein codes for MTTAARPPDPRRVRARREAIAALKAQRAEAARFRRSVTLMAMSVVAPGSAQFVAGHKKTGKIALGVYGGLLGVTLLVLWLVPLQDLAGLAVRPWLLTTFKLLAFGIAAAWVVLLLDAWRLGHPPGLNQKHRLIMIGATLALAAMVSTPFIVAARYATAAHDAVVEMFPSGEVAAASDGRLNILLLGVDAGDGRVGVRPDSINLVSVDVRTGEPAMISLPRNLENARFPDGTPADDEFPRGFAGEDGSDESDYMLNATWTFGEENPELFEGPSGPGPTAVKQAVEGTLGVPVHYYVAVDLQGFRDIIDAIGGVTIRVNEELPIGNKGRVLEPGVQELDGYHALWYARSRESSSDYARMARQRCVIGALVDQADPQTVLANFIDLADASKSVITTDIPQQDLANLVGLAMKAKDQDITSLQFVPPLIVPADPDIGLIHDEVDALLDGDAEPAPSESASEEPTEQPSEERGEEPREEADEPSEPPASEEADDPDDEETDETEPVEMSSVCSYE; via the coding sequence ATGACGACAGCGGCCCGGCCGCCGGATCCTCGGCGGGTACGCGCTCGTCGCGAGGCCATCGCCGCGCTCAAGGCCCAGCGGGCCGAGGCGGCGCGGTTCCGCCGCTCGGTGACGCTGATGGCGATGTCGGTGGTCGCGCCGGGGAGCGCGCAGTTCGTGGCCGGGCACAAGAAGACCGGCAAGATCGCACTCGGCGTCTACGGCGGCCTGCTCGGCGTCACGCTGCTGGTGCTCTGGCTGGTGCCGCTGCAGGACCTCGCCGGGCTCGCCGTGCGGCCCTGGCTGCTGACCACGTTCAAGCTGCTGGCGTTCGGTATCGCCGCCGCCTGGGTGGTGCTGCTGCTCGACGCCTGGCGGCTCGGCCACCCGCCCGGCCTGAACCAGAAGCACCGGCTCATCATGATCGGCGCGACGCTGGCCCTGGCGGCCATGGTGTCGACCCCGTTCATCGTCGCCGCCCGGTACGCGACGGCCGCGCACGACGCCGTCGTCGAGATGTTCCCGTCGGGCGAGGTCGCGGCCGCCAGCGACGGCCGGCTCAACATCCTGCTGCTCGGCGTCGACGCCGGCGACGGCCGCGTCGGCGTCCGTCCCGACAGCATCAACCTGGTCTCCGTCGACGTCCGCACCGGCGAGCCGGCCATGATCAGCCTGCCGCGAAACCTCGAGAACGCCCGGTTCCCCGACGGCACCCCCGCCGACGACGAGTTCCCGCGCGGCTTCGCCGGCGAGGACGGCAGCGACGAGTCCGACTACATGCTCAACGCGACCTGGACGTTCGGCGAGGAGAACCCGGAGCTGTTCGAGGGCCCGTCCGGCCCCGGCCCGACGGCGGTCAAGCAGGCGGTCGAGGGCACGCTCGGCGTGCCGGTGCACTACTACGTCGCCGTGGACCTGCAGGGCTTCCGCGACATCATCGACGCCATCGGCGGCGTGACCATCCGGGTCAACGAGGAGCTGCCCATCGGCAACAAGGGCCGCGTCCTCGAGCCGGGCGTGCAGGAGCTCGACGGCTACCACGCGCTCTGGTACGCCCGGTCGCGCGAGAGCTCGTCGGACTACGCCCGCATGGCCCGGCAGCGCTGCGTCATCGGCGCGCTGGTCGACCAGGCCGACCCGCAGACCGTGCTCGCGAACTTCATCGACCTCGCCGACGCGTCGAAGTCCGTCATCACCACCGACATCCCGCAGCAGGACCTCGCCAACCTCGTCGGGCTGGCGATGAAGGCGAAGGACCAGGACATCACGTCGCTGCAGTTCGTGCCGCCGCTCATCGTGCCGGCCGACCCCGACATCGGCCTCATTCACGACGAGGTCGACGCGCTGCTCGACGGCGACGCGGAGCCGGCCCCGTCGGAGTCCGCGTCCGAGGAGCCCACGGAGCAGCCCAGCGAGGAGCGCGGCGAGGAGCCCCGTGAGGAAGCGGACGAGCCGTCCGAGCCGCCGGCCTCCGAGGAGGCCGACGACCCGGACGACGAGGAGACGGACGAGACAGAGCCGGTCGAGATGTCGTCCGTCTGCTCCTACGAGTAA
- a CDS encoding glycosyltransferase family 2 protein: MNAAEPTRAGRPTTPDERVWPAVSVIMPVLDEERHLAEAVAGVLAQQYPGELELVLALGPSRDRTDDIARELAAADPRIRLVANPAGRTPAGLNAALGTARHGIVVRVDGHGVLSDHYIRTAVAELERTGAANVGGIMNAEGQTDFERAVAWAYTSPFGLGGAKFHLGGQAGPADTVYLGVFRREVLERLGGFDEHFVRAQDWELNYRIRAAGESVWFTPDLVVSYRPRPHLRALAKQFFTTGQWRREVVRRYPDTANVRYLAAPVVTVAVAAGTVAGLAGLVGPSWLLAGWLAPAGYALGVVGAAALAGRGLPPKARAWLPPVLATMHLTWGAGFIAGSRGAARSRRAAEAPGAAPAGGPAT, from the coding sequence ATGAACGCCGCCGAACCCACCCGTGCCGGCCGGCCCACCACGCCCGACGAGCGCGTGTGGCCGGCCGTGTCGGTCATCATGCCCGTGCTCGACGAGGAACGGCACCTGGCCGAGGCCGTGGCCGGCGTGCTCGCCCAGCAGTACCCGGGCGAGCTCGAGCTGGTGCTGGCCCTGGGCCCGTCCCGCGACCGCACCGACGACATCGCCCGCGAGCTGGCCGCCGCCGACCCGCGCATCCGGCTGGTGGCCAACCCGGCCGGCCGCACGCCCGCGGGCCTCAACGCCGCGCTCGGCACAGCCCGGCACGGCATCGTCGTGCGGGTCGACGGGCACGGCGTGCTGTCCGACCACTACATCCGCACCGCCGTCGCCGAGCTGGAGCGCACCGGCGCGGCCAACGTCGGCGGCATCATGAACGCCGAGGGCCAGACCGACTTCGAGCGGGCCGTCGCCTGGGCGTACACGTCGCCGTTCGGCCTGGGCGGCGCGAAGTTCCACCTGGGCGGGCAGGCCGGCCCCGCCGACACCGTCTATCTGGGCGTGTTCCGGCGCGAGGTCCTCGAGCGCCTCGGCGGCTTCGACGAGCACTTCGTCCGGGCCCAGGACTGGGAGCTGAACTACCGCATCCGGGCCGCCGGCGAGAGCGTCTGGTTCACGCCCGACCTCGTCGTCAGCTACCGGCCGCGGCCGCACCTGCGCGCGCTGGCCAAGCAGTTCTTCACGACCGGCCAGTGGCGCCGCGAGGTGGTCCGCCGCTACCCCGACACCGCGAACGTCCGCTATCTCGCCGCGCCGGTCGTCACGGTCGCCGTCGCCGCCGGGACGGTGGCGGGGCTGGCCGGGCTCGTGGGGCCGTCGTGGCTGCTCGCGGGCTGGCTGGCGCCGGCCGGGTACGCGCTGGGCGTCGTGGGCGCCGCGGCGCTGGCCGGGCGCGGGCTGCCGCCGAAGGCCCGGGCCTGGCTGCCGCCGGTGCTCGCGACCATGCACCTGACCTGGGGTGCGGGCTTCATCGCCGGGTCCCGAGGCGCGGCGCGGTCTCGCCGCGCCGCGGAAGCACCAGGCGCCGCACCCGCGGGAGGACCTGCCACGTGA
- a CDS encoding glycosyltransferase, which yields MKVLMLVQSPVAGDSRVLREAATLTAEGHTVHIVGRDVPDGFDPGDGVTVESVSRSRGMRPPGTPRGVPLATSDGPKALVRRAGRWLLLPEHRERTERRWRDDAARLLAAYPAPDVVHAHDFNTLELGAALAGRWSARLVYDSHELWFDRGLPGRPTPLARQRGRRKETRLAGGAQVVLTVSEGIATRLRGRGLRDVRVVRNTFPMGVSEPPDLPGAPAGIAYAGRIGPGRDLEAVVGAASRLAPLRTVVAGPSDPSYHLDTAGVELLPPMSLAEVDQLYQDVGVAVVTLTDTCANHRLALPNKLFHAVRAGVPVVAANLPELHAVVLRYGLGRLYTPGDASSLATAVEALAADYTGHVEAVRKARPELSWEHDSRVLAGAYADLEAA from the coding sequence GTGAAGGTCCTGATGCTCGTGCAGTCGCCGGTCGCCGGCGACTCGCGCGTGCTCCGCGAGGCTGCCACCCTGACGGCCGAGGGGCACACCGTCCACATCGTCGGCCGCGACGTGCCCGACGGCTTCGACCCCGGCGACGGCGTCACCGTCGAGTCGGTCAGCCGCTCGCGCGGCATGCGCCCGCCGGGCACCCCGCGCGGAGTGCCCCTGGCGACGTCGGACGGCCCCAAGGCGCTGGTGCGCCGCGCCGGGCGCTGGCTGCTGCTGCCCGAGCACCGCGAGCGCACCGAGCGGCGCTGGCGCGACGACGCCGCCCGGCTGCTGGCCGCGTACCCGGCGCCCGACGTGGTGCACGCACATGACTTCAACACGCTCGAGCTGGGCGCCGCGCTGGCCGGACGGTGGTCGGCCCGGCTGGTCTACGACAGCCACGAGCTCTGGTTCGACCGCGGGCTGCCCGGCCGGCCCACGCCCCTGGCCCGGCAGCGCGGCCGGCGCAAGGAGACCCGGCTGGCCGGCGGCGCCCAGGTGGTGCTCACCGTCAGCGAGGGTATCGCCACGCGGCTGCGCGGGCGTGGCCTGCGCGACGTCCGGGTGGTGCGCAACACGTTCCCCATGGGCGTCAGCGAGCCGCCGGACCTGCCCGGCGCACCGGCCGGCATCGCCTACGCCGGGCGCATCGGCCCCGGACGCGACCTCGAGGCCGTCGTCGGCGCGGCGTCCCGGCTCGCGCCCCTGCGCACCGTCGTCGCCGGCCCGTCGGACCCCAGCTACCACCTGGACACCGCCGGCGTCGAGCTGCTGCCGCCGATGTCGCTGGCCGAGGTCGACCAGCTCTACCAGGACGTCGGTGTGGCGGTCGTCACGCTCACCGACACCTGTGCGAACCACCGTCTGGCGCTGCCGAACAAGCTCTTCCACGCGGTGCGCGCGGGGGTCCCCGTGGTGGCCGCGAACCTGCCCGAGCTGCACGCCGTCGTGCTGCGCTACGGCCTCGGCCGGCTCTACACCCCCGGCGACGCATCGTCGCTGGCCACGGCCGTGGAAGCGCTCGCGGCGGACTACACTGGTCACGTCGAGGCGGTGCGCAAGGCCCGTCCCGAACTGTCCTGGGAACACGACTCCCGCGTGCTCGCCGGTGCGTACGCGGACCTGGAGGCGGCGTGA
- a CDS encoding ABC transporter permease — MNATRVDEDFTSSVHVYEPHRAGLPRLRPYLRTLWHRRQFAAEMSRSSIRAANTNTVFGQIWLVLNPLLLACVYYVLVTILNRGGVDNPAERFVHLCAGLFAFYYFSGCLQTGASSVVSGGKLLLNMSFPRLLLPLSAVRTAFFRFLPTLIVYFPIHFAFGQPLRWQMLLAPVFLLLLTVFGAGMAMIFATLQVYFRDTSSFLPYFVRMWLYLSPVLWFPEDAPERFESFMIFNPLYSLLGGWTDLIVRGQIPDLSLWIAGVVWAVVAAVLGGLFFMSREREFVVRL, encoded by the coding sequence ATGAACGCCACTCGCGTCGATGAGGACTTCACCTCGTCGGTGCACGTGTACGAGCCGCACCGGGCAGGACTTCCCCGGCTCCGGCCGTACCTCCGCACCCTGTGGCACCGCAGGCAGTTCGCCGCCGAGATGTCGCGATCGAGCATCCGCGCCGCCAACACCAACACGGTGTTCGGGCAGATCTGGCTGGTCCTCAACCCGCTGCTGCTGGCCTGCGTCTACTACGTGCTGGTCACCATCCTCAACCGCGGCGGCGTCGACAACCCGGCCGAGCGGTTCGTGCACCTGTGCGCGGGCCTGTTCGCCTTCTACTACTTCTCGGGCTGCCTGCAGACCGGCGCGTCCAGCGTGGTGAGCGGCGGCAAGCTGCTGCTGAACATGTCGTTCCCGCGGCTGCTGCTGCCGCTGTCGGCCGTGCGCACGGCGTTCTTCCGGTTCCTGCCGACGCTCATCGTGTACTTCCCGATCCACTTCGCGTTCGGTCAGCCGCTGCGCTGGCAGATGCTGCTGGCGCCGGTGTTCCTGCTGCTCCTGACGGTGTTCGGCGCGGGCATGGCGATGATCTTCGCGACGCTGCAGGTGTACTTCCGCGACACCTCCAGCTTCCTGCCGTACTTCGTGCGCATGTGGCTGTACCTGTCGCCGGTGCTCTGGTTCCCCGAGGACGCCCCCGAGCGGTTCGAGAGCTTCATGATCTTCAACCCGCTCTACTCCCTGCTCGGCGGCTGGACCGACCTCATCGTCCGAGGGCAGATCCCGGACCTGTCGCTGTGGATCGCCGGGGTCGTCTGGGCCGTCGTGGCGGCCGTGTTGGGAGGCCTGTTCTTCATGTCGAGGGAGCGCGAGTTTGTCGTCCGTCTCTGA